The Oryzias latipes chromosome 16, ASM223467v1 genomic sequence TGACGCTCTCTCCCCCTTTTCTCCCCCCACAGGCTGGAAACTACACCTTCAACAGAGCCAAGCTCATGAACATCGGCTTCAGGGAGGCCATGAGGGAGGAGGACTGGGACTGCCTCTTCTTCCACGACGTGGACCTGATTCCTGAAGATGATCGCAACACGTACATCTGCGACGCCAACCCCAAACACGCCGCCATCGCCATGGACAAGTTTGGCTATAAGTGGGTCTCCGTTCTGCATCATGTGATGGGCGTATAGACGTCTGTGGAAGTTTGACCCGTTCGTCTGCCTTCTGTCCCTTTCAGGCTGCCGTACAATATGTACTTTGGGGGGGTGTCGGCCCTTTCTCCTCTGCAGTACCTGAAAATGAACGGCTTCCCCAACAACTACTGGGGCTGGGGGGGCGAGGACGATGACATCGGGATCAGGTGAGTTTCTGCAGATAAGCATGATGGGAAACACAGAAGCAGTTAAACGAACTTTGATATCTGAGCCGTTATGGTTCCTCCATCACTAAAACATTAATCCATAGgatttcataaataataaacaaaagctTAGACTCCGCCCACTACACCgtgtttttctcctcatttcCATCATGCCTGTTTTTTAGGGTCTGATTGAGACTGAAATTTAAggtgtgaataaaaaaactgtaaattgtTCCTTCAGATTAATTTTAAAGCTGGAAGGTGTTTGATgatgtgggcggagcttcaaAAAACCTCCAGCAGGCCAAAATGACCTCCTACCATGTTGGTTTCAGGGTGTCTCTGGCGGGGATGCACATCAGCCGCCCGCCTCTGAAACACGGCCGCTACAAGATGATCAAACACAATCTGGACCAAGGCAACGACGTCAACCCCAAGAGGTACGACCCACGGCGCCGACACGGACAGGAAGTGACCTGATCTGAGAAGGGAGGCAGCGTAGCGTCTCTttggccgcatttacactgcatggttcaagtgacccaattcccatttttcctctcatgtggcacagatgggatatgaccggtgaacgtgtaagcaggactaaagcgcatggattctgattttctcagatcggattcaggcATCATTCATATGTAGAAATAAATCAGATAACAATCGGATACATGcctttgcgtgtgccatgtaagcagacaaatcggatattccccagtaaatgcgagtcgtacgtcagtgatgtcaactcaggacacccccaagtgagatcacatgacttatgaaggtgcttttgtgctgaTGTTGCTGttggaggacagctggagccccatcagcgtgttacctttcagcctcaggcttcagaccgtagtcggaaaccgctgttatttccggtccggtcccggtaaacggtaactaatgaagcaggacaccgttgctctggaacaggctagaagctgtttatttctttgcctTGATCAAACTGTTggtacagcacaacgtctgcaaacacttcctcagagagagcacatcagccggccgagcagcccttCTTCCTCTCCCctctggagcgcccaaggcaacgcctctttccgtcgctgcgttgcctccatgacaaccgcagtcacacaaaagtccGAAGGAGGTcggcggaaggcggaaatgctgctacgtagtcctgagaacgtctacgtttgatagtgtCAGCATTGTAGTGTAAATACAAAAATCGGATATGGGTCACTtgtaaaagatgatgtaagcgggtcgtcaaaaaaatcggatatggtGAGAAAATCGAATATGGGCACCAAGACCTGCAGTGGAAATGCAGCCTTTGAGTCCAGCTGGGAATCAGTCATTTCAAATCCAAACATATTTgttaaaatctttgtttaaagAAGAGGAAAATCCTTTTGGGGCGGAGCTAAAGATCAcagtttctgcttttctgttgcACATTTTGGAGAAGGGACGGCGTTCTTGCAGCATTTGTGGACACgaagtttaaagttaaaaaaaagcaccaaataATGTTTGTTATAAACCAAAGTTATTTGATGACTTTGGTCTGAATGAAGCCCAGTTCAGGTCAGAGACATTCTCAGGTGGAGTCCACCAGGGCTCCACTGTGGGCCCTCTCCTTTAACTGACTCCGCCCCCACCATGTGATGCTTCAGATGAGTCAACTGTGGATACCAATGAGAAACACTAGAAAAGACGACAGGATTTACTGTAgtagtttttagaaaatgttctcCCTGAGAGTTTAAagaggaagtaaaaaaaaaaaaaacgtgactcCACCTGCAATAAGCTGACAGCAAAGCTGTAGGTGGAGCTGAGTGCAGCTGCAGGAGTCCTGCCTTTTTATTGGTTGGAACCAAAACGGCTTGCTTGCTCCGCCTCTGCAGGTTCAACATGCTGGCGAAGACGCGCCAGACGTGGAAGCTGGACGGGATGAACTCTCTGGAGTACGAGTTGGTGTCCCGGCAGTACCTGCCGCTCTACGCCAACATCACCGTCAACATCGGTACCGAAAAGGGCCTGAAGACGCTGATcaaggctcctcctcctcaggctGCTGCCAAAGACGAACCAATAGACAAAGAGGCAGCCAAAGTGCCGCCCAAACCCTGAAGGGGgcgctgctcctcctgcaggacGCGGCAGAAGCTCCGCCTCCTTGTGGACCGCTGGAGCGAGCGAATGGAAGTGACCTTCCTGTGGAGAGGCGGAAGCCGGGAACCTCGTGAGGCCTTCTGAACCGTTTCCCAATGCAGAGACTGAACTGAAACTGGGGAGCCGCAGACCTCCACCTCTCATCCCATCGCTGATCATCTGCTGATgcgatgaagatgaagaggaagatgcCAAATCTGCGCCTTTCCTTTGCTTTGGTCTTGGAGCTGATGCGGCATCTTCAGCAGAGCTGGGAGGAGCTGCATCAGCTCTACCTGTGAGATTCTAGAAAATGTTGACTTCTTCCGTTTCCGACAGCTGATTGTTGCCACGAGGGGGGGCGAGTCCGGCTGCACCGGCAGGAGAAACCAAAGACGTTTGAGCTCCACCTGCTGGAGgaactttttctattctttctATCACTTGGTGTTGGTTTGCTGAGATACGGAGGAGCCTTTCCACCCATCCGGATGGATGTCTGCTGGTTATCACTTTagtccctcctcctcctccacccacTCGTCCTGCTGCGGCGGTTGGAGGGGCTGCGGGACGCCCTCATGGGGGGTCTGTGGGgttatttctgcttttcttgACTTCTGCACAGTCCACAGTGGCCTTAAGTTCCCTAATAAAACCTTCAGAGTAAAGCCGTCTGTGTTCCTGATGTCACTTtgttcatccgtccatccagaACACAAAAGAAGGGGAAGATTTTTaatattcaaatgaaaaagtttacttttgttttacacGAGAATCAGCATTAAATCCGATGTTTTCCTGTTAAGACGAtaaaaaaacgcttttttaaaatttgcagTAAACGAAATAACCATTTCAGAGTTTTGTCTGAGTGTGAAGCAAAAAAACCGATGGGGCATCACTATGGTAACCTGTCCTAAATCGAGTGGACAAAAGTCATCCCCCTCTCATACAGGAGagcaggaagtgacatcagCAGAGTTCCGATGATGGATCTGTGATGCGTTATCGGTCTGCAGCTGTTGGAGACTCTCTGTGGATCCTTCATCCTCTGGAAGAAACAAGTGAAAAGAAGAATTGAGCTTTAAGGAGCTGCAGGTGCTTTCTGCTGCGCCCTGCAGGGGGCGCCGTGGGGCATCATCTGCCACTCCTCTGCATCCCCCTCCCTCACATCTTCCTCTTTTCTGGAGTCTCCACCCTCAACAtcctatcatcatcatcacagctgtTCTTCCTCTCTAATGTCTCCATCTACTTCCCTGCATGGATCTCTAGAACATCCATGATctgatccatcctggtggaTTCAGTGATCTATCCTGGTGGATTCAGTGAATAATCCTGGTGGATTCAATGGTCAATCCTGGTCCCAaacagaacctcagcatcttaaGCTCCGCCTCCTGTCTCTGAACCACCAACATAGCTTCTCCACCTGCTATCTCCACAGGTCACAATCATCACATGTATTCctcatatttctttttattgttctgGAGATGCGCTCTTTAATGTTTGCCTGCATGGGCCACTCCCACTTTAGAAAAATGAAGCGCCACCAGAGGAGGACACTGGAGTTTTGTCCACAGGGGAGCGCTCCACGTCAAGCATGTTATGACATGACAACGACGCTGCAGGTTTCTCACCTTTTGAACGGTCCTGGcctctgcagacagaaaaacacagaacgTTGGTTATAAAGAACCGCAGTCCGGTACGGATGCGAAGGTGTGGAAGGAGCAGAAACAAGGAGGAACTCACCCTCAGGCCTCATGGTGGCGCTCTGCTCCTGCCCTACTTTGAAGTGACGCTTGAAGAGGACTGTATAGCCATGGTCAAATTTCGACTGAGTCACAGCTGAGTCCTCGCTGTGGTCGGAGGTTTGATCCCTGTGGGCTTCCGTAGTTTCTGTCAGAGGACATGAagcattaaagtcccaccctgatcttcctctgatctctattttgatcatcctttgatatgttcaaagcgttcccagtggcctgTGACCAATAACGttattagccaaaataaaagaacatgtcattttctagaacatagtttccgcagagcggcaggagttcattagaaattcacctctgagatgtgggcgagttccttcccatcatccatttgtttaaactcttcCGCTAGCTCACAACCCCTTAGCTAGCATTAGCGGTGcaaaaaaatggtgatcaacatctggtcatctggaccccataggataacacaattgaaactgcttttttttcatctgctcttaaTTACCGACGATTCTacttttaagttttgttttctccatACTTGTCCTctaacatcagaaaaatgtcccgaaagcatgttaaaaacacccaaaaggaAACTCATTGGGATGGGGctgtaacccttctgctatcctaggcactttaccattgggagttgggtcatctagacccactagaccgtgctctgaaccttttttcttcaatgatttgtgatcttcactggtgtccatggattacatgaaatctttccacctttatccacctttgtcatggtagggagaacacatcaattggggggggggggggggggggtcatctaagatagcacaagggataaaggtgGAGCTGCCGTCCTAGTCGGTAACAGGAGCCACAGAACGATGGTTAGGATGAACCGCAGTCCGGTATGGATGTGAAGGCATGGAAGGAGCAGAAACAGGGAGGAACTCACCTTCAGGCCCCATGGTGGCGCTCTGCTCCTGCTCTTTAGCTGCGGTCACATAGTAATAGTCATAGGTGGCGTTGTAGTCGTAGTCGTATTGTGGCGTTGGAGTCACAGCTGAATCGGAGGTTTGATCGCTGTGGTCTTCTGTAGTTTCTGTCAGAGGACCTGAGGAAGACATGCAGCATTAAGGTCCCACTTAGAAGTCCTTTCAGCCATAATCTAAAAAtcggtgtcgttttctaggacatagactgaccaaaaatatacgcaacacttttgttattgctcctattttttatggtatgaac encodes the following:
- the LOC101162708 gene encoding beta-1,4-galactosyltransferase 3 — translated: MALQSKWRYGFMFLGIQLVVMALLSREGYHRRVTYFIRIFRRPGATSLPHHNLTVEGNAMDVYSNLSNLFLKYNRRDNLPLCPKTSPFVGGPIHVSFPSRLTLANVEGKNPLVMHGGRYRPPDCEARHKTAIIIPHRNREHHLKYLLYFLHPFLQRQQLNYGIYIIHQAGNYTFNRAKLMNIGFREAMREEDWDCLFFHDVDLIPEDDRNTYICDANPKHAAIAMDKFGYKLPYNMYFGGVSALSPLQYLKMNGFPNNYWGWGGEDDDIGIRVSLAGMHISRPPLKHGRYKMIKHNLDQGNDVNPKRFNMLAKTRQTWKLDGMNSLEYELVSRQYLPLYANITVNIGTEKGLKTLIKAPPPQAAAKDEPIDKEAAKVPPKP
- the LOC101162953 gene encoding uncharacterized protein LOC101162953 isoform X5, encoding MKVLLFLWLASLVCCETTEDHSDQTSDSAGTPTPEYDYTATYDYDDYVTSAKEQEHSATMGPEGPLTETTEDHSDQTSDSAVTPTPQYDYDYNATYDYYYVTAAKEQEQSATMGPEETTEAHRDQTSDHSEDSAVTQSKFDHGYTVLFKRHFKVGQEQSATMRPEEARTVQKRMKDPQRVSNSCRPITHHRSIIGTLLMSLPALLYERGMTFVHSI
- the LOC101162953 gene encoding uncharacterized protein LOC101162953 isoform X2, which codes for MKVLLFLWLASLVCCETTEDHSDQTSDSAGTPTPEYDYTATYDYDDYVTSAKEQEHSATMGPEGPLTETTEDHSDQTSDSAVTPTPQYDYDYNATYDYYYVTAAKEQEQSATMGPEETTEDHSDQTSDSAVTPTPQYDYDYNATYDYYYVTAAKEQEQSATMGPEETTEAHRDQTSDHSEDSAVTQSKFDHGYTVLFKRHFKVGQEQSATMRPEEARTVQKRMKDPQRVSNSCRPITHHRSIIGTLLMSLPALLYERGMTFVHSI
- the LOC101162953 gene encoding uncharacterized protein LOC101162953 isoform X1 codes for the protein MKVLLFLWLASLVCCETTEDHSDQTSDSAGTPTPEYDYTATYDYDDYVTSAKEQEHSATMGPEGPLTETTEDHSDQTSDSAVTPTPQYDYDYNATYDYYYVTAAKEQEQSATMGPEGPLTETTEDHSDQTSDSAVTPTPQYDYDYNATYDYYYVTAAKEQEQSATMGPEETTEAHRDQTSDHSEDSAVTQSKFDHGYTVLFKRHFKVGQEQSATMRPEEARTVQKRMKDPQRVSNSCRPITHHRSIIGTLLMSLPALLYERGMTFVHSI
- the LOC101162953 gene encoding uncharacterized protein LOC101162953 isoform X4, yielding MKVLLFLWLASLVCCETTEDHSDQTSDSAVTPTPQYDYDYNATYDYYYVTAAKEQEQSATMGPEGPLTETTEDHSDQTSDSAVTPTPQYDYDYNATYDYYYVTAAKEQEQSATMGPEETTEAHRDQTSDHSEDSAVTQSKFDHGYTVLFKRHFKVGQEQSATMRPEEARTVQKRMKDPQRVSNSCRPITHHRSIIGTLLMSLPALLYERGMTFVHSI
- the LOC101162953 gene encoding uncharacterized protein LOC101162953 isoform X3 — protein: MKVLLFLWLASLVCCETTEDHSDQTSDSAGTPTPEYDYTATYDYDDYVTSAKEQEHSATMGPEETTEDHSDQTSDSAVTPTPQYDYDYNATYDYYYVTAAKEQEQSATMGPEGPLTETTEDHSDQTSDSAVTPTPQYDYDYNATYDYYYVTAAKEQEQSATMGPEETTEAHRDQTSDHSEDSAVTQSKFDHGYTVLFKRHFKVGQEQSATMRPEEARTVQKRMKDPQRVSNSCRPITHHRSIIGTLLMSLPALLYERGMTFVHSI